One Gemmatimonadaceae bacterium genomic window carries:
- the sucC gene encoding ADP-forming succinate--CoA ligase subunit beta → MNLHEYQAKELLRAAGVPIPPGDIATTPEAAEAIAQRFGTAVMVKAQVHAGGRGKAGGVKFCKTPADAREKATAILGMTIKDLTVEKVLVTVAADIGSEAYVGIIVDRATKKPVFMVSAAGGIDIEEVAASTPEKILYYPVDTRYGLLPFEAMRMGFFLYKDVKLARQAAKIMQQLYTAFMNAGCSLAEINPLVMTPQGELIAVDGKMVIDDNELDRRPEIAALRDESSEAPSEVDARNANLTFIKLDGNVGCVVNGAGLAMATMDLVKYYGGDPANFLDIGGSSNPEKVVNALRIITSDPNVKCILFNIFGGITRTDDVANGIVTATKANPLKVPIVIRLTGTNEEIAVKILQDNGFSASNDMDAAVQRAVELATKGGAA, encoded by the coding sequence GTGAACCTACATGAGTATCAGGCGAAAGAGCTGTTGCGGGCGGCTGGTGTGCCGATCCCGCCCGGCGACATCGCCACGACCCCTGAGGCCGCAGAAGCCATCGCGCAACGCTTTGGAACGGCCGTGATGGTGAAGGCACAAGTGCATGCTGGCGGACGTGGTAAGGCCGGCGGCGTGAAATTCTGCAAGACGCCGGCGGACGCCCGCGAAAAAGCCACGGCGATCCTCGGCATGACCATCAAGGACTTGACGGTCGAGAAGGTGCTCGTCACCGTCGCCGCCGATATCGGATCCGAAGCCTATGTCGGGATCATTGTGGACCGCGCGACCAAGAAGCCGGTCTTCATGGTGAGCGCCGCGGGCGGCATTGATATCGAAGAAGTCGCCGCGAGCACGCCAGAGAAGATCCTCTACTACCCGGTGGACACGCGGTACGGGCTGCTGCCGTTCGAAGCGATGCGCATGGGGTTCTTCCTGTACAAGGACGTGAAACTCGCGCGGCAAGCCGCGAAGATCATGCAGCAGCTGTACACGGCGTTCATGAATGCCGGGTGCTCGCTGGCCGAGATCAACCCGCTCGTGATGACGCCGCAGGGCGAACTGATTGCCGTCGACGGCAAGATGGTCATCGACGACAATGAGCTCGATCGCCGCCCGGAGATCGCCGCGCTTCGCGACGAGTCGTCGGAAGCCCCCAGTGAAGTCGACGCGCGGAACGCCAACCTCACGTTCATCAAGCTCGATGGTAACGTCGGCTGCGTCGTCAACGGCGCGGGTCTCGCGATGGCCACGATGGATCTGGTGAAGTATTACGGCGGCGATCCCGCCAACTTTCTCGACATCGGCGGTTCGTCGAATCCGGAGAAAGTGGTGAATGCGCTGCGCATCATCACCAGCGATCCGAACGTGAAGTGCATCCTGTTCAACATCTTTGGCGGCATCACGCGCACCGATGACGTGGCGAATGGTATTGTCACGGCCACGAAAGCCAATCCGCTCAAGGTGCCGATCGTCATTCGCCTCACCGGCACCAACGAGGAGATCGCGGTGAAGATTCTGCAGGACAACGGTTTCTCCGCTTCGAACGACATGGATGCCGCCGTGCAGCGCGCCGTGGAACTTGCGACCAAGGGAGGGGCCGCGTGA
- a CDS encoding phosphomannomutase/phosphoglucomutase has protein sequence MAISQTIFRQYDVRGIVGQDLTTEVAYGLGRGYAAYLESKGIRGAVAVGRDNRPSGDALRDALVRGLTECGVDVIDIGVVPTPLLYWSLHHEPVVGGIQITGSHNPPEYNGFKMCVGTGSLHGAEIQALYALIIAGQFPSGHGGVTPVAVIDRYVADIAARIGPIHRADGTRLKVVYDCGNGAGALVAPQLMQALDVDGVGLFTDSDGTFPNHHPDPTVPENLADCITAVRANDAEIGVAFDGDADRIGVVDRDGRIIWGDHVLILYARDVLARTGEGQPIIFDVKCSQALTHGIEQAGGVAVMWKTGHSLIKDKMKEMHAPIAGEMSGHMFFTEGFYGHDDALYAAARLLRIIADSGLRIDQLLADVPPFVSTPELRIDTDETQKFAIVERAAAHFRATHEVIEVDGVRVLFGDGWGLLRASNTQPVIVARFEARTAERLAAIRGEMERWLHTQGVRL, from the coding sequence ATGGCTATCAGTCAGACCATCTTTCGGCAATACGATGTCCGCGGCATCGTCGGACAGGATCTCACGACCGAAGTGGCGTACGGTCTCGGACGCGGATATGCCGCATACCTCGAAAGCAAGGGAATTCGCGGCGCGGTCGCGGTCGGACGCGACAATCGGCCCAGCGGGGACGCGTTGCGCGACGCGTTGGTGCGGGGGCTGACCGAATGCGGCGTGGATGTCATCGACATCGGCGTCGTGCCGACTCCGCTGCTGTACTGGTCGCTCCATCACGAACCCGTCGTGGGCGGCATTCAGATCACCGGTTCACACAATCCGCCCGAGTACAACGGGTTCAAGATGTGTGTTGGCACGGGTTCGCTGCATGGCGCCGAGATCCAGGCGCTCTATGCCCTGATCATCGCCGGCCAGTTTCCCTCGGGTCATGGAGGCGTTACGCCAGTCGCGGTCATCGATCGGTACGTCGCCGACATCGCGGCGCGCATCGGGCCGATCCATCGAGCCGATGGCACGAGACTCAAAGTGGTCTATGACTGCGGGAATGGCGCCGGCGCGTTGGTGGCACCGCAACTCATGCAAGCCCTCGATGTGGACGGGGTCGGGCTCTTCACGGACAGCGACGGCACGTTCCCGAACCATCATCCCGATCCCACGGTCCCGGAGAACCTCGCCGATTGCATCACCGCGGTGCGCGCCAATGACGCGGAGATTGGCGTCGCCTTTGACGGCGACGCGGACCGCATCGGGGTCGTCGATCGTGATGGGCGAATCATCTGGGGCGATCACGTGTTGATTTTGTATGCGCGCGATGTGCTGGCACGAACGGGGGAGGGTCAACCGATCATCTTTGACGTGAAATGCTCGCAGGCACTCACGCACGGCATCGAGCAGGCCGGTGGCGTGGCCGTGATGTGGAAGACAGGGCATTCACTCATCAAGGACAAGATGAAGGAGATGCATGCGCCAATTGCCGGAGAGATGTCCGGGCACATGTTCTTTACGGAGGGATTCTATGGCCACGACGACGCGCTGTATGCCGCCGCGCGCCTGCTGCGCATCATTGCGGACTCCGGACTGCGCATTGACCAGTTGCTGGCCGATGTACCGCCGTTCGTCTCCACCCCGGAGTTGCGCATCGACACCGATGAAACACAGAAGTTTGCGATCGTCGAGCGCGCCGCCGCGCACTTCAGGGCCACGCATGAGGTGATCGAGGTTGACGGCGTGCGCGTGCTGTTTGGTGACGGCTGGGGACTCCTGCGCGCGTCCAATACACAGCCGGTGATTGTCGCGCGGTTCGAAGCACGGACCGCCGAGCGCCTGGCCGCTATCCGTGGCGAGATGGAACGCTGGCTTCACACGCAAGGCGTCCGACTCTGA
- a CDS encoding UPF0182 family protein — protein MRLRSLLVLSIAVLAVLLLGGRALTALVVDHAWYTAMGVPGVFWERVTDTLALQGVAWLAGSLFAFANLHAVRLTILAVAVPSRVANIEMTAMLPPRRLLSITIVMAAVVGLALALPLSDWTTVAMARHGVPFNEIEGILDRDLGFYVYALPLEETAYLWALAAVVSIVLIVLLLYTLTRSLRLDGRRVLASTHVRRHLSVLGALVLLLLAWSYRLDGFDLLQRGSGPDGLFLRIDHVVTLQVDRVLVVVCGIAAAIVLRAGWIGQMRLAFITLSIVLLASIGGRQVLPSALARSAVVGDLARRDLPYVATRTLVSRRAYDVDRILNASPERSGPVRPTANTRLALSELAAQVSLWDPDGARRRTTDRGSNTLDAGAVGWTRTATGRLAALLVRRPTTGTDEWSIAVADVTQPSLRDSVLDIAISSRGEERPSDREPISAPGLHGHRLVADPAGVFGTPVRSLGMRIAQAWARRDPSLLDADTIAGPAPRLVAYRDVRERVSRLVPVLVQGSDVQPILYDGDLLWALSLYSSSDRFPLSQRWTLLGEERSYFRFAATVLVDAATGRVRIVPIDRPDPIARSWLERIPSLVTKASDLPAGLLDLLPPASDGAIAQTRAFARYGSRLEGPVARHLPDSTLSDNAPSVHVVSGVQNAVTAWSVPLLDSGDKLGGVITAVGGRVRATYWDSTTVPRARWSEQTDRLRAALDTARAEVPEGSRREPRVRMGRVHVLAGETGPILVQTLVWNRVEGAPFIARVGVLVGDQVVLGGTLAEAVSRLRGEPALPRGPTVWPPMDSDARDARIARLYDVMRDAMRRGDWTRFGAAFDSLGTVLGRTPP, from the coding sequence ATGCGTCTGAGGAGCCTGCTGGTCCTCTCCATCGCCGTGCTCGCCGTGCTCCTCCTTGGGGGGCGCGCGCTCACCGCGCTGGTGGTTGACCATGCGTGGTATACGGCGATGGGTGTCCCAGGCGTCTTCTGGGAGCGGGTCACCGATACGCTCGCGCTCCAGGGGGTGGCGTGGTTGGCGGGCAGCCTGTTTGCGTTTGCCAATCTGCACGCCGTGCGCCTGACGATTCTGGCGGTGGCCGTACCGTCGCGCGTCGCGAACATCGAGATGACGGCCATGCTGCCTCCGCGACGACTGCTGTCTATCACCATCGTCATGGCCGCCGTCGTCGGATTGGCGCTGGCCCTCCCGTTGAGTGATTGGACCACGGTGGCGATGGCCCGGCACGGAGTGCCCTTCAACGAAATTGAGGGCATCCTCGATCGGGATCTCGGGTTCTACGTGTATGCGCTGCCGCTGGAAGAGACCGCCTATCTGTGGGCGTTGGCCGCAGTCGTCTCGATCGTCCTCATTGTCCTGCTCCTGTACACGCTGACACGGAGCTTGCGGCTGGACGGGCGGCGCGTCCTCGCCTCGACGCACGTGCGCCGACATCTGAGCGTGCTGGGCGCCCTCGTGCTGTTGCTGCTGGCCTGGAGCTATCGTCTGGACGGCTTCGATCTGTTGCAGCGCGGCAGCGGACCGGACGGACTTTTCCTGCGCATCGACCACGTCGTGACGCTGCAGGTGGATCGCGTGCTGGTTGTGGTTTGCGGCATCGCGGCGGCCATCGTGTTGCGCGCCGGTTGGATCGGTCAGATGCGATTGGCGTTCATCACGCTGTCGATCGTGCTGCTCGCATCGATCGGCGGGCGGCAGGTGCTGCCCAGCGCGCTGGCCCGTAGCGCAGTGGTTGGCGACCTCGCGCGACGCGACCTGCCGTATGTGGCCACCCGGACGCTGGTCAGTCGACGGGCCTACGACGTGGATCGGATCCTCAATGCCTCGCCCGAGAGATCCGGCCCTGTGCGACCGACGGCGAATACACGCCTCGCGTTGAGCGAGTTGGCCGCGCAAGTGAGTTTGTGGGATCCCGACGGTGCGCGTCGGCGCACAACCGACCGGGGAAGCAACACGCTCGATGCCGGTGCCGTCGGCTGGACGCGCACCGCGACGGGCCGCCTGGCGGCGTTGCTGGTGCGTCGTCCAACCACCGGCACGGATGAATGGAGTATCGCCGTGGCGGACGTCACCCAGCCGTCGCTGCGCGACAGCGTGCTGGATATCGCCATCAGTTCGCGCGGTGAGGAGCGCCCGTCCGATCGCGAACCGATTTCCGCGCCCGGTCTCCACGGCCACCGGCTCGTGGCTGATCCAGCCGGCGTATTCGGAACGCCTGTCCGCAGTCTTGGGATGCGCATCGCGCAAGCCTGGGCCCGGCGCGACCCCTCGCTGCTCGATGCAGACACGATTGCCGGACCCGCGCCGCGACTGGTCGCCTATCGGGATGTACGCGAACGGGTGTCCCGTCTTGTACCGGTCCTGGTGCAGGGGTCGGACGTTCAGCCGATCCTGTACGACGGCGACTTGCTCTGGGCGTTGAGCCTCTACAGCAGCTCAGATCGCTTTCCGCTCAGTCAGCGCTGGACGCTGCTGGGCGAAGAACGTAGTTACTTTCGATTCGCTGCCACCGTACTCGTGGACGCGGCGACGGGGCGTGTCCGGATCGTTCCCATTGATCGACCGGACCCGATCGCCCGGAGCTGGCTCGAGCGCATTCCGTCACTGGTCACCAAGGCCAGCGACCTCCCCGCCGGGCTACTCGACCTGTTGCCGCCGGCGAGTGATGGGGCCATCGCACAAACGCGGGCCTTTGCGCGGTACGGATCCCGTCTCGAGGGACCCGTCGCACGCCACCTGCCGGATAGCACGTTGTCGGACAACGCACCCTCCGTGCATGTGGTGAGCGGCGTCCAGAACGCGGTCACGGCGTGGAGCGTGCCGCTCCTCGATAGTGGTGACAAATTGGGCGGCGTGATCACTGCGGTAGGGGGACGCGTGCGCGCCACGTACTGGGACTCCACCACGGTGCCTCGCGCCCGGTGGAGTGAGCAGACCGATCGCCTGCGCGCGGCGCTCGATACGGCGCGGGCCGAAGTACCGGAAGGCAGCCGACGCGAACCCCGGGTCCGGATGGGACGGGTGCACGTGCTGGCTGGGGAAACCGGGCCGATTCTGGTGCAGACCCTGGTGTGGAATCGGGTCGAGGGCGCGCCGTTCATCGCCCGGGTGGGGGTCCTCGTGGGAGATCAGGTGGTGTTGGGCGGGACCTTGGCGGAAGCGGTGTCCAGGTTGCGTGGCGAGCCGGCCCTGCCGCGCGGGCCGACGGTGTGGCCGCCTATGGATAGTGATGCCCGCGATGCGCGTATCGCCCGGCTGTACGACGTCATGCGCGACGCGATGCGGCGGGGCGACTGGACCCGGTTTGGAGCGGCCTTCGATAGCCTCGGGACGGTGTTGGGCCGAACACCGCCGTAG
- a CDS encoding NADH-quinone oxidoreductase subunit M: MRESLPLVSGESWLLPALVLWPLAAALLVRIAGRDVSREEVEGSVPNDGVDARWLTLGALVIEAILGLALWMAYDPAVTGWQSRIDLPWLTDLGASFSVGVDGLSLPMVVLTVVLLPLTLLGSWNNVRVRTPAFGALVLLLTAGLVGVLVSLDLLLFYLAWELMLIPTYFLIGIWGTGAAVRASLRYVLFTLVGSLLMLVAIMALWNAGGGTSFHLDFLRSIPLDERHQLLMFGAFFLAFAVKSALVPFHTWLPDAQGSAPTFAAVTLGLKVGVYAMLRFAIPLFPAAALHPTVRGTILVLSVVAIVYGALVALSQRDVKRLVSYSSISHLGFIMLGVFALTPQSMQGAILIMINHGITTSALFLMAGMLQDRRGTTSMSACGGVASVAPAFSVFFTLAMLSTIGLPGTNGFVGEFLVLLGVYGNLPVLALMATSGVVFAAIYGLRALQAVLFDRLDTAANQSFGDLSRGEVSVLTVLAIGIVWMGIAPSPVLRRIEPAARAVIESAHFGLNAPAAPASVSITR; this comes from the coding sequence ATGCGCGAATCCCTTCCCCTGGTGTCCGGCGAATCGTGGTTGCTGCCGGCGCTTGTGCTGTGGCCGCTGGCGGCGGCGCTCCTGGTGCGTATTGCCGGGCGCGACGTGTCACGGGAAGAGGTCGAGGGGAGTGTGCCGAACGATGGCGTCGATGCGCGATGGTTGACCCTTGGTGCGCTGGTGATCGAGGCCATCCTCGGACTGGCGCTGTGGATGGCGTATGATCCCGCTGTGACCGGCTGGCAGAGTCGCATCGATCTTCCTTGGCTGACCGATCTGGGGGCCAGCTTCAGTGTGGGCGTCGACGGGCTGTCGCTGCCCATGGTCGTCCTCACCGTCGTGCTCCTGCCGCTGACACTGCTCGGATCGTGGAACAACGTGCGCGTCCGCACGCCGGCATTCGGGGCATTGGTTCTGCTGTTGACGGCCGGGTTGGTCGGCGTGCTCGTCTCGCTGGACCTCCTGCTGTTCTATCTGGCGTGGGAACTCATGTTGATCCCCACGTACTTTCTTATCGGCATCTGGGGCACCGGCGCCGCCGTTCGCGCCAGCCTGCGGTACGTCCTGTTCACGCTGGTCGGTTCACTGCTGATGCTGGTGGCGATCATGGCGTTGTGGAACGCCGGTGGCGGCACGTCGTTCCATCTGGATTTCCTCCGATCGATTCCGCTGGACGAGCGCCATCAACTCCTGATGTTCGGCGCGTTCTTTTTGGCGTTCGCCGTCAAGTCGGCCCTCGTGCCGTTCCATACCTGGTTGCCGGACGCGCAGGGCAGTGCACCAACCTTTGCGGCGGTGACGTTGGGCCTGAAAGTCGGCGTGTACGCCATGCTGCGCTTTGCGATCCCATTGTTTCCGGCGGCGGCGCTGCACCCCACGGTACGTGGCACGATCCTCGTACTGTCGGTCGTGGCGATCGTGTACGGCGCCCTGGTCGCCCTGTCGCAACGCGACGTGAAACGATTGGTGTCGTACAGTTCGATCAGCCATCTCGGATTCATCATGCTCGGTGTTTTCGCCCTCACGCCGCAGAGTATGCAGGGGGCCATCCTGATCATGATCAACCATGGCATCACCACGAGTGCGCTGTTCCTCATGGCGGGCATGCTGCAGGATCGCCGCGGCACCACGAGCATGAGCGCATGTGGCGGCGTGGCGAGTGTGGCACCGGCCTTCAGCGTCTTCTTCACGCTGGCCATGCTGTCGACGATCGGGCTTCCGGGAACCAATGGGTTTGTCGGCGAATTCCTCGTGTTGCTGGGCGTGTACGGCAACCTGCCGGTGCTGGCGCTGATGGCCACGTCCGGGGTCGTGTTCGCGGCCATCTATGGTCTGCGCGCGTTGCAGGCCGTGCTCTTTGATCGGCTTGACACAGCCGCGAACCAATCCTTCGGAGACCTGAGTCGTGGCGAAGTCTCGGTGCTGACCGTCTTGGCGATCGGCATCGTATGGATGGGCATCGCCCCGTCGCCGGTGCTGCGACGGATCGAACCGGCTGCGCGCGCGGTGATCGAATCGGCGCACTTCGGGCTCAATGCCCCGGCCGCGCCGGCGTCCGTCTCCATCACCCGCTGA
- a CDS encoding NADH-quinone oxidoreductase subunit N, translating into MDALVNPGSLLQALAPELLMIAGAMVLLLATVWRPQGNERGSAEGAERTGVIARFSTLLCVVVSVVVIIMWGDAAPGTPDLRIAGDGFRWAIDLIILAGTGLSLTLLEGDHERSGAFSPETPILMVLGAAGMMVLAAARDLMFIFLGIELMSLAVYVLAGVNRRSARGAEAAIKYFLLGAFSTGFLLYGMALVFGATGSTRLVDINTWVMAHAALSPMLRVGLGLLLAGFAFKLALAPFHFWTPDVYDGAPLPVTAFMSAVVKTAAFAAFARVMTEALPGAVAAWHPVLWWLSVLTMIVGNMLALSQRNLVRLLAYSSIAHAGYLLVAIVVSSNTGTAALVFYAVSYTLATMGAFGVLITVNGGRDRSPTIEDLAGLWLVRPGLAIAMAVFLLAFLGMPLAGGMGFFAKWYLLQSALQASMPQTVLAVVLALSSAVAAAYYLAVIAAMFMRRRPDGQAVPSGAPLVGVLIAGSAVALLVLGVYPTPMARLARRAIPSHTVQPPRPDSVRSPAVPLTTATLAR; encoded by the coding sequence ATGGACGCGCTCGTCAATCCCGGCTCACTGCTGCAGGCGCTGGCACCGGAGCTGCTCATGATCGCCGGGGCCATGGTGCTGTTGCTGGCCACCGTCTGGCGACCGCAGGGCAATGAACGCGGCAGCGCCGAGGGCGCGGAGCGCACGGGCGTGATTGCGCGCTTCTCGACCCTCCTGTGTGTCGTCGTCAGCGTGGTCGTGATCATCATGTGGGGCGACGCCGCGCCAGGTACCCCCGATCTGCGCATCGCCGGTGACGGCTTCCGCTGGGCGATCGATCTCATCATCCTCGCCGGCACCGGCCTGTCGCTCACATTGCTTGAGGGTGATCACGAGCGCAGCGGGGCATTCAGCCCCGAAACGCCGATCCTCATGGTGCTGGGAGCGGCCGGCATGATGGTGCTGGCGGCGGCGCGCGACTTGATGTTCATCTTTCTTGGCATCGAACTGATGTCGTTGGCTGTCTACGTCCTCGCCGGTGTGAATCGCCGAAGCGCCCGAGGTGCCGAGGCCGCGATCAAGTATTTCCTGCTGGGGGCATTTTCGACGGGATTTCTCCTCTACGGGATGGCGCTGGTGTTCGGCGCCACGGGCAGTACGCGCCTGGTGGATATCAACACCTGGGTGATGGCTCACGCAGCATTGTCGCCCATGTTGCGCGTGGGACTCGGCCTGTTGCTGGCCGGCTTCGCGTTCAAGCTGGCGTTGGCGCCGTTCCATTTCTGGACGCCCGACGTCTACGACGGCGCCCCGTTGCCGGTGACCGCATTCATGTCGGCGGTGGTGAAGACGGCCGCGTTCGCCGCGTTCGCGCGCGTGATGACGGAAGCACTGCCCGGCGCCGTGGCGGCCTGGCATCCGGTGCTCTGGTGGCTTTCGGTCCTGACCATGATCGTCGGCAACATGCTCGCGCTTTCGCAGCGCAATCTCGTCCGACTGCTGGCGTACTCGAGCATCGCCCATGCGGGATATCTGTTGGTCGCCATTGTCGTCAGTTCGAACACCGGCACGGCGGCACTTGTCTTCTATGCGGTGTCCTATACGTTGGCCACCATGGGCGCATTCGGAGTGCTCATCACCGTGAACGGTGGACGCGATCGCTCCCCGACGATCGAGGATCTCGCTGGCCTCTGGCTCGTGCGACCGGGACTGGCCATTGCCATGGCGGTGTTTCTGCTGGCGTTTCTCGGGATGCCGCTGGCGGGCGGCATGGGATTCTTTGCCAAGTGGTATCTGCTGCAATCGGCGCTGCAGGCATCGATGCCACAGACCGTGCTGGCGGTCGTATTGGCGCTCAGCAGCGCGGTGGCGGCGGCGTACTATCTCGCCGTGATCGCCGCCATGTTCATGCGTCGCCGACCGGACGGGCAGGCTGTACCGTCCGGCGCACCACTCGTCGGCGTCCTGATCGCCGGGTCCGCCGTGGCCCTCCTCGTGCTTGGGGTGTATCCAACACCGATGGCCCGTCTCGCTCGGCGTGCCATTCCGTCCCACACGGTCCAGCCGCCGCGCCCCGATTCGGTTAGATCTCCCGCGGTACCGCTGACCACCGCGACGCTCGCTCGCTGA
- the sucD gene encoding succinate--CoA ligase subunit alpha encodes MSIFIDNSTKLLVQGITGRDGSFHTKQMIEYGTKVVAGVTPGKGGQQFDGTVPIYDTVYDAVQATGANTSVIYVPPMFAADAIMEAAAAGVKLIVCITEGVPVLDMTKVYPYVKEHGARLLGPNCPGLITPGQSKVGIIPGRICLAGNVGVVSRSGTLTYEIVNQLTKAGIGQSSCVGIGGDPINGTNFIDCLAAFEADPQTKAVAMMGEIGGTDEQEAAMFVKEHMTKPVVGFIAGQTAPPGRRMGHAGAIISGSAGTAAEKIDAFKAAGMGVAQRPVDFVDLIKARL; translated from the coding sequence GTGAGCATCTTCATCGACAACTCCACCAAGCTGCTGGTGCAGGGCATCACGGGTCGCGACGGCTCGTTCCACACCAAGCAGATGATCGAGTACGGCACCAAGGTTGTGGCCGGGGTGACGCCAGGAAAGGGCGGGCAGCAGTTCGACGGCACCGTGCCCATCTACGACACGGTCTACGACGCGGTGCAGGCCACGGGCGCGAATACGTCGGTCATCTACGTCCCGCCGATGTTCGCCGCCGATGCCATCATGGAAGCCGCCGCCGCCGGGGTGAAACTCATCGTCTGCATTACCGAAGGCGTGCCCGTCCTCGACATGACGAAAGTGTACCCGTACGTGAAGGAACACGGCGCGCGACTGCTGGGACCCAATTGCCCCGGTCTCATCACGCCGGGGCAGTCCAAGGTCGGCATCATTCCGGGCCGCATCTGCCTGGCGGGCAACGTGGGCGTCGTGAGCCGTTCCGGCACCCTGACATACGAGATCGTGAACCAGCTGACGAAGGCCGGCATCGGCCAGAGTTCCTGCGTCGGTATCGGCGGTGATCCGATCAACGGGACCAACTTCATTGACTGCCTCGCCGCCTTCGAAGCCGATCCGCAGACGAAAGCGGTGGCGATGATGGGCGAGATCGGCGGCACGGACGAGCAGGAGGCCGCGATGTTCGTGAAGGAGCACATGACAAAGCCCGTGGTGGGTTTCATCGCCGGGCAGACGGCGCCACCAGGTCGGCGCATGGGTCATGCCGGCGCCATCATCTCGGGGTCCGCCGGAACGGCGGCCGAAAAGATCGATGCCTTCAAGGCCGCAGGCATGGGGGTCGCGCAACGTCCAGTCGACTTTGTCGACCTGATCAAGGCCCGACTGTAA